In the genome of Pseudomonas protegens, one region contains:
- the crcB gene encoding fluoride efflux transporter CrcB → MIPLILAVSAGGVAGTLLRFTTGNWINANWPRHFYTATLAVNIVGCLLIGVLYGLFLVRPEVPIEVRAGLIVGFLGGLTTFSSFSLDTVRLLESGQVALALGYAALSVFGGLLATWAGLSLTKL, encoded by the coding sequence TTGATCCCCCTGATCCTTGCAGTCTCCGCCGGCGGCGTGGCCGGCACCCTGTTGCGCTTCACCACCGGCAACTGGATCAACGCCAATTGGCCGCGGCACTTCTATACCGCGACGCTGGCCGTTAATATCGTGGGCTGCCTGCTGATCGGCGTGTTGTACGGACTGTTCCTGGTCCGTCCGGAAGTGCCGATCGAAGTGCGTGCCGGTTTGATAGTGGGCTTCCTCGGTGGCCTGACGACTTTTTCATCCTTTTCACTGGATACCGTGCGTCTGCTGGAAAGCGGACAAGTGGCGCTGGCCCTGGGCTATGCGGCACTGAGCGTATTCGGCGGGCTGCTTGCTACCTGGGCCGGCCTGTCCTTGACCAAACTTTGA
- the serS gene encoding serine--tRNA ligase has protein sequence MLDSKLLRSNLQDVADRLASRGFALDVARIEALEEQRKTVQTRTEQLQAERNARSKSIGQAKQRGEDIAPLMADVERMGNELSTGKAELESIQSELDSILFGIPNLPHESVPVGEDEDGNVEVRRWGTPTTFDFPIKDHVALGETHGWLDFETAAKLSGARFALLRGPIARLHRALAQFMINLHTSEHGYEEAYTPYLVQAPALMGTGQLPKFEEDLFKITREGEADLYLIPTAEVSLTNIVAGEILDPKQLPLKFVAHTPCFRSEAGASGRDTRGMIRQHQFDKVEMVQVVEPSTSMEALESLTANAEKVLQLLQLPYRVLALCTGDMGFGAIKTYDLEVWVPSQDKYREISSCSNCGDFQARRMQARFRNPETGKPELVHTLNGSGLAVGRTLVAVLENYQQADGSIRVPDVLKPYMGGLEVIG, from the coding sequence ATGCTCGATTCCAAACTGTTACGTAGCAACCTTCAGGACGTAGCGGATCGTCTGGCATCCCGCGGCTTTGCCCTGGATGTGGCACGCATCGAAGCGCTGGAAGAACAGCGCAAGACCGTGCAGACCCGCACCGAGCAACTGCAGGCTGAACGTAACGCGCGCTCCAAGTCCATCGGCCAGGCCAAGCAGCGCGGCGAAGACATCGCCCCGCTGATGGCCGACGTTGAGCGCATGGGGAACGAGCTGAGCACCGGCAAGGCCGAGCTGGAAAGCATCCAGAGCGAACTGGATTCGATCCTGTTCGGCATTCCCAACCTGCCTCACGAGTCGGTGCCGGTGGGTGAAGACGAAGACGGCAACGTTGAAGTGCGTCGTTGGGGCACCCCGACCACCTTCGACTTCCCGATCAAGGACCACGTGGCCCTGGGCGAAACCCACGGCTGGCTGGATTTTGAAACCGCGGCCAAGCTGTCCGGCGCGCGCTTTGCCCTGCTGCGCGGCCCGATCGCCCGCCTGCACCGCGCCCTGGCGCAGTTCATGATCAACCTGCACACCAGCGAGCACGGTTACGAAGAAGCCTACACCCCATACCTGGTGCAGGCTCCGGCGCTGATGGGCACCGGCCAGTTGCCGAAGTTCGAGGAAGACCTGTTCAAGATCACTCGCGAAGGCGAGGCCGATCTGTACCTGATCCCGACCGCTGAAGTGTCGCTGACCAACATCGTGGCTGGCGAGATCCTCGATCCGAAGCAGCTGCCGCTGAAGTTCGTCGCTCACACCCCGTGCTTCCGCAGTGAAGCCGGTGCTTCGGGCCGCGACACCCGTGGCATGATCCGCCAGCACCAGTTCGACAAGGTCGAGATGGTCCAGGTGGTCGAGCCGTCGACTTCCATGGAAGCCCTGGAAAGCCTGACCGCCAACGCCGAAAAGGTCCTGCAACTGCTGCAACTGCCGTACCGCGTACTGGCCCTGTGCACCGGCGACATGGGCTTTGGCGCGATCAAGACCTACGACCTGGAGGTCTGGGTGCCGAGCCAGGACAAATACCGCGAGATCTCCTCGTGCTCCAACTGCGGCGACTTCCAGGCCCGGCGCATGCAGGCACGCTTCCGCAACCCGGAAACCGGCAAGCCAGAGCTGGTGCACACCCTCAACGGTTCCGGCCTGGCCGTGGGCCGTACCCTGGTGGCGGTGCTGGAGAACTACCAGCAAGCCGACGGTTCGATCCGCGTGCCGGACGTGCTGAAGCCTTACATGGGCGGCCTTGAGGTCATCGGCTAA
- the cysG gene encoding siroheme synthase CysG, giving the protein MEYLPLFHNLRGSRVLVVGGGEIALRKSRLLADAGAQLRVVAPEIEAQLQELIVASGGESRLRGYVEADLDGCTLIIAATDDESLNAQVSADAHRRCVPVNVVDAPALCSVIFPAIVDRSPLVIAVSSGGDAPVLARLIRAKLETWIPSSYGQLAGLAARFRAQVKGLFPDVQQRRAFWEDVFQGPIADRQLAGQGAEAERLLQAKIAGKAPQATGEVYLVGAGPGDPDLLTFRALRLMQQADVVLYDRLVAPAILDLCRRDAERIYVGKRRANHAVPQEQINQQLVNLARQGKRVVRLKGGDPFIFGRGGEEIEELAAHGIPFQVVPGITAASGCSAYAGIPLTHRDYAQSVRFVTGHLKDGTSNLPWSDLVAPAQTLVFYMGLVGLPTICEQLIKHGRSADTPAALVQQGTTSNQRVFTGTLANLPTLVAEHEVHAPTLVIVGEVVQLREKLAWFEGAQSEV; this is encoded by the coding sequence ATGGAATATCTGCCGCTGTTTCACAACCTTCGCGGCAGTCGTGTGTTGGTGGTCGGTGGAGGGGAGATTGCCTTGCGCAAATCCCGTCTGCTGGCCGATGCCGGTGCGCAGCTGCGAGTGGTCGCACCTGAAATAGAAGCGCAATTGCAGGAACTGATCGTCGCCAGCGGCGGTGAGTCCCGGCTGCGCGGGTATGTCGAGGCTGACCTCGACGGCTGCACCCTGATCATCGCCGCCACCGACGACGAATCCCTCAATGCCCAGGTTTCCGCCGATGCCCATCGGCGTTGCGTCCCGGTCAACGTGGTGGACGCGCCGGCCCTGTGCAGCGTGATCTTCCCGGCCATCGTCGACCGTTCGCCGCTGGTCATCGCGGTGTCCAGCGGCGGCGATGCGCCGGTGCTGGCGCGGTTGATCCGGGCCAAGCTGGAAACCTGGATTCCTTCCAGCTACGGCCAGTTGGCCGGCTTGGCGGCGCGATTCCGCGCTCAGGTCAAAGGCCTGTTTCCGGATGTGCAGCAGCGCCGGGCGTTTTGGGAAGACGTGTTCCAGGGCCCTATCGCCGATCGCCAACTGGCGGGGCAGGGCGCGGAAGCCGAGCGTCTGTTGCAAGCCAAGATTGCCGGCAAGGCGCCTCAAGCGACGGGCGAGGTGTATCTGGTGGGCGCGGGCCCGGGTGATCCGGACCTGCTGACCTTCCGCGCCCTGCGCCTGATGCAACAGGCCGACGTGGTGCTCTACGACCGTCTGGTGGCACCGGCGATTCTCGACCTGTGCCGCCGCGATGCTGAGCGCATCTACGTTGGCAAGCGCCGCGCCAATCACGCCGTGCCGCAGGAGCAGATCAACCAGCAACTGGTGAACCTGGCCCGGCAAGGCAAGCGCGTGGTGCGCCTCAAGGGTGGCGATCCGTTCATCTTTGGCCGGGGTGGCGAAGAGATCGAAGAGCTGGCGGCCCACGGCATTCCATTCCAGGTGGTGCCGGGGATTACCGCGGCCAGTGGCTGCTCGGCCTATGCCGGGATTCCCCTGACTCACCGCGACTACGCGCAGTCGGTGCGCTTCGTCACCGGGCATCTCAAGGACGGCACCAGCAACCTGCCCTGGAGCGACCTGGTGGCACCAGCCCAGACCCTGGTGTTCTACATGGGCCTGGTGGGCTTGCCGACCATCTGCGAGCAACTGATCAAGCACGGCCGTAGCGCCGACACGCCGGCGGCGCTGGTTCAGCAGGGCACCACCAGCAACCAGCGAGTCTTCACTGGCACCCTGGCCAACCTGCCGACGCTGGTGGCCGAGCATGAAGTGCACGCGCCGACCCTGGTGATCGTTGGCGAAGTGGTCCAGCTGCGCGAGAAGCTGGCCTGGTTCGAAGGCGCTCAGTCCGAGGTCTGA
- a CDS encoding glycosyl transferase family protein, with translation MNDFAPLLTQTPEEHPFAQFVRILGKGKRGARNLTREEAREAMGMLLDDKVEDTQLGAFLMLLRHKEESPEELAGFTEALRERLNAPEIALDLDWPTYAGKKRHLPWYLLAAKCLAQNGVRILLHGGGAHTAGRLYTEQLLEPLGIPLCRDWHSVSHALDQGNLAFMPLGDWAPQLQRMIDLRNILGLRSPIHSLARLLNPLGARCGLQSIFHPGYQAVHRDASGLLGDNVIVIKGDGGEIEINPDTTSHLYGSTGGVSWDEEWPALSAQRHVKPASLEPEHLKALWRGDVEDSYPQLALLATMALALRGLGTPREQAFALAQQYWDARDRSI, from the coding sequence ATGAACGATTTCGCCCCTCTGCTCACCCAGACCCCGGAAGAACACCCTTTTGCCCAGTTCGTGCGCATCCTGGGCAAGGGCAAGCGCGGCGCGCGCAACCTGACTCGCGAGGAAGCCCGGGAAGCCATGGGCATGCTGCTGGACGACAAGGTCGAGGACACCCAGCTGGGCGCCTTCCTCATGCTGCTGCGGCACAAGGAAGAAAGCCCGGAAGAGCTGGCGGGCTTCACCGAAGCCCTGCGCGAACGCCTCAACGCCCCCGAGATCGCCCTGGACCTCGACTGGCCGACCTACGCCGGCAAGAAGCGCCACCTGCCCTGGTACCTGCTGGCGGCCAAGTGCCTGGCGCAGAACGGCGTGCGCATCCTGCTGCACGGCGGCGGCGCCCATACCGCCGGGCGCCTGTACACCGAGCAGTTGCTGGAGCCCTTGGGGATTCCCCTGTGCCGTGACTGGCACTCGGTGAGCCATGCGCTGGACCAGGGCAACCTGGCCTTCATGCCCCTGGGCGACTGGGCGCCGCAACTGCAGCGCATGATCGATTTGCGCAACATCCTCGGCCTGCGCTCGCCGATCCACTCCCTGGCGCGCCTGCTCAATCCCTTGGGCGCCCGTTGCGGCCTGCAGAGCATCTTCCACCCCGGTTACCAGGCAGTGCACCGCGATGCCAGCGGCCTGCTGGGGGACAACGTCATCGTGATCAAGGGCGATGGCGGCGAGATCGAGATCAACCCGGACACCACCAGCCATCTGTACGGCAGCACCGGCGGCGTCAGTTGGGATGAAGAGTGGCCGGCACTGTCGGCCCAGCGCCATGTGAAACCGGCCAGCCTGGAACCCGAGCACCTCAAGGCGCTGTGGCGCGGTGATGTTGAGGACAGTTACCCGCAACTGGCCCTGCTGGCGACCATGGCCCTGGCCTTGCGCGGTTTGGGCACGCCGCGGGAGCAGGCCTTCGCGCTGGCCCAGCAGTACTGGGATGCCAGGGACAGATCGATTTAA
- a CDS encoding TusE/DsrC/DsvC family sulfur relay protein, with the protein MSTLTVGARAIELDKDGYLVNLDDWSADVAQALAANEELELSPEHWEILELLQGFYKEFQLSPATRPLIKYTALKLGPDKGNSLHLNRLFKGTPAKLAAKLAGLPKPTNCL; encoded by the coding sequence ATGAGTACCCTGACTGTGGGCGCTCGCGCCATCGAACTGGACAAGGACGGTTACCTGGTCAACCTCGACGACTGGTCCGCCGACGTGGCCCAAGCCCTGGCAGCCAACGAAGAGCTGGAGCTGAGCCCGGAACACTGGGAAATCCTCGAACTGCTGCAGGGCTTCTATAAAGAGTTCCAGCTATCCCCGGCCACCCGCCCGCTGATCAAGTACACCGCGCTCAAGCTGGGCCCGGACAAGGGCAACAGCCTGCACCTGAACCGACTGTTCAAAGGCACTCCCGCCAAACTTGCCGCCAAGCTGGCGGGCCTGCCAAAGCCGACCAATTGCCTATGA
- the tusB gene encoding sulfurtransferase complex subunit TusB — protein MSTLHVLSHSPFTDTRLSSCLRLLGSADGLLLCGDAAYALQPGTTLYGELGARSGLNLYVLEEDLQARGLELPTWAKAVDYPGFVELSIEHDKVNTWL, from the coding sequence ATGTCGACCTTGCATGTGTTGTCCCACTCGCCCTTCACCGACACCCGCCTGAGCAGTTGCCTGCGCCTGCTGGGCAGCGCCGATGGCCTGCTGCTGTGCGGCGACGCCGCCTATGCCCTGCAGCCGGGCACCACTCTTTACGGCGAACTGGGCGCCCGCAGCGGCCTGAATCTGTATGTGCTGGAAGAAGACTTGCAAGCCCGGGGCCTGGAGCTGCCGACCTGGGCCAAGGCGGTGGATTACCCAGGCTTCGTCGAGCTGTCGATTGAGCATGACAAGGTCAATACCTGGCTATGA
- the tusC gene encoding sulfurtransferase complex subunit TusC produces the protein MGKSLLLISRQAPWSGPGAREALDIVLAGGAFDLPIGLLFLDDGVLQLAPGQQASLLRQKDLSANLQALALFGVDELFACSASLAARGLDPAALNLDAVQLLNAPELAGIIDRFDQVITL, from the coding sequence ATGGGCAAATCCCTGTTGTTGATCAGCCGTCAGGCGCCCTGGTCCGGCCCTGGTGCCCGGGAGGCCCTGGATATCGTCCTGGCCGGCGGCGCCTTCGACCTGCCTATCGGCCTGCTGTTTCTCGACGATGGCGTGCTGCAACTGGCGCCGGGGCAACAGGCCTCGCTGCTGCGCCAGAAAGACCTGAGCGCCAACCTGCAGGCGCTGGCGCTGTTCGGCGTCGACGAACTGTTTGCCTGCAGCGCCAGCCTCGCGGCTCGCGGCCTCGACCCGGCGGCCTTGAACCTTGACGCGGTACAGCTGCTCAACGCCCCGGAACTGGCCGGGATCATCGACCGTTTTGACCAGGTGATTACCCTCTGA